The Opisthocomus hoazin isolate bOpiHoa1 chromosome 30, bOpiHoa1.hap1, whole genome shotgun sequence genome has a window encoding:
- the LOC104326413 gene encoding protein S100-A4 — protein sequence MACPLEQALAVIVATFHKYSGKEGDKYKLSKAELKELLNKELPIFGSKQMDEAEFKRLTNDLDHDKDSEVDFKEYVCFLACITMAFNEFFKDSPSKQPRKK from the exons ATGGCGTGTCCCCTGGAGCAGGCGCTGGCCGTGATCGTTGCCACCTTCCACAAGTACTCGGGGAAGGAAGGGGACAAGTACAAGCTCAGCAAAGCGGAGCTGAAGGAGCTGCTGAACAAGGAGCTGCCCATCTTCGGGAGC AAACAAATGGACGAAGCGGAGTTCAAGAGGCTCACGAACGACCTGGACCACGACAAGGACAGCGAGGTGGACTTTAAGGAGTACGTCTGCTTCCTGGCCTGCATCACCATGGCCTTCAACGAGTTCTTCAAGGACAGCCCCTCCAAGCAGCCCCGCAAAAAgtga
- the LOC104326414 gene encoding protein S100-A4, producing the protein MASPLEQALAVMVATFHKYSGKEGDKYKLNRQELREMLRAELPSFSGQTSETSLQQLMNSLDYNSDNEVDFQEYATFLACMSMMCNDFFQDYPEKMPRKK; encoded by the exons ATGGCATCTCCGCTGGAGCAGGCGCTGGCAGTGATGGTCGCCACCTTCCACAAGTACTCGGGGAAGGAGGGGGACAAGTACAAGCTCAACAGGCAGGAGCTCAGGGAGATGCTCAGAGCGGAGCTGCCCAGCTTCAGC GGACAAACCAGTGAGACCAGTTTACAGCAGCTCATGAACAGCCTGGACTACAACAGCGACAACGAGGTGGATTTCCAAGAGTACGCGACCTTCCTGGCCTGCATGTCCATGATGTGCAACGACTTCTTCCAGGACTACCCCGAGAAGATGCCGCGCAAGAAGTGA